One window from the genome of Amycolatopsis sp. NBC_01480 encodes:
- a CDS encoding TetR/AcrR family transcriptional regulator: MTELEKGPLGRRRGRGARERILGASQQLFRDQGINRTGMDQLCAVAQVSKRTAYQHFATKDELVAEYLRRFDPDVLPGVFDRPDLTPRERLLAAFEMPASTPLCPYIAAAVELHDPQHPASQYAREYKLAIAARLTETAREAGAANPEELGEQLALLIDGASARTRVLDRESFSTAAAIAAVLIDKAIPAG; this comes from the coding sequence ATGACGGAGTTGGAGAAGGGCCCGCTGGGCCGGCGCCGCGGCCGGGGCGCGCGCGAGCGCATCCTCGGCGCGTCACAGCAGCTGTTCCGCGATCAGGGCATCAACCGCACCGGCATGGACCAGCTCTGCGCTGTGGCCCAGGTGTCCAAGCGCACGGCCTACCAGCACTTCGCCACCAAGGACGAACTCGTCGCCGAATACCTGCGCCGCTTCGATCCCGACGTCCTGCCCGGCGTGTTCGACCGCCCCGACCTCACTCCGCGCGAACGGCTCCTCGCCGCCTTCGAGATGCCCGCGTCCACTCCTCTGTGCCCCTACATCGCGGCGGCCGTCGAACTCCACGACCCCCAGCACCCCGCGTCGCAATACGCCCGCGAGTACAAGCTCGCCATCGCCGCCCGCCTCACCGAAACCGCCCGCGAAGCCGGTGCTGCCAATCCCGAAGAACTCGGCGAACAACTGGCGCTGCTGATTGACGGCGCCTCGGCCCGCACTCGGGTTCTTGACCGTGAATCCTTCTCCACGGCCGCCGCGATCGCTGCGGTTCTGATCGACAAAGCCATTCCTGCTGGCTGA
- a CDS encoding thaumatin family protein, protein MHRALFPVLAALAAASLMTAGSAGVTAAAADGPTVTFVNQSGETLWIGSTVNADGSENLTGLPVLEDGQQATVTVPASAQHWRGKFFGRQGCTGDSGSSFHCAIGDCGPDAGGCTTGEQPASLAEFNFDPQDQLAPWYDVSYVNAVSLPITIDPAGAGARSPSAECEPVGCPDPLLQYCPPENLTTDGNGNPVLCTNPNRDAKTPYSDAISSHCPKAYAWSKQDTEGGNQTVRQCRGCSGFTVTFHHGA, encoded by the coding sequence ATGCACAGAGCCCTCTTCCCGGTGCTGGCCGCCCTCGCGGCCGCCTCGCTGATGACCGCCGGTTCGGCCGGCGTGACGGCGGCCGCCGCGGACGGTCCCACCGTCACCTTCGTCAACCAGAGCGGCGAAACGCTCTGGATCGGCAGCACCGTCAACGCCGACGGCTCGGAGAACCTGACCGGGCTGCCGGTCCTCGAGGACGGTCAGCAGGCCACGGTCACCGTGCCGGCTTCGGCCCAGCACTGGCGGGGCAAGTTCTTCGGCCGGCAGGGCTGCACCGGCGATTCCGGCAGCTCGTTCCACTGCGCGATCGGCGACTGCGGGCCGGACGCCGGCGGGTGCACCACCGGTGAGCAGCCGGCGAGCCTGGCCGAGTTCAACTTCGACCCGCAGGACCAGCTGGCCCCATGGTACGACGTGAGCTACGTGAACGCGGTGTCCCTGCCCATCACGATCGATCCCGCGGGCGCCGGCGCCCGCTCGCCGAGCGCGGAATGCGAGCCCGTCGGCTGCCCGGACCCGCTGCTCCAGTACTGCCCGCCGGAGAACCTGACCACGGACGGCAACGGCAATCCGGTCCTGTGCACCAACCCGAACCGCGACGCCAAGACCCCGTACAGCGACGCGATCTCCAGCCACTGCCCGAAGGCGTACGCATGGTCCAAACAGGACACCGAGGGCGGCAACCAGACCGTCCGGCAGTGCCGCGGCTGCAGCGGCTTCACGGTGACCTTCCACCACGGCGCCTGA
- a CDS encoding helix-turn-helix transcriptional regulator: MSSRLSRAGKAGPAIPPPGSCPARRAIVLARAGTDPAGAVQEAELALADPGCARRPGCALDALTTLVLAGELTTADRAAARLGHSDGQDDLLDRGTLIRARTARWRGDLDTAGELYEHLRGRPIDPALRPVIVAETVELLVSRGQPAEASALLAEHGRDVRVVGRGEQAEASALLAEHGSDVCRVGRGQPAEAGAPLTEHSSDIRNTPELRCARGLLAMAAGNFRAALADHLAAGRQFAAQGVVNPAVSPWRRRAAWCARAGGDAELAAELAREEHEAALAWGEPRVVGEALAGVALLAGDGHEIDLLGEAAELLEVGEAAIEAGEARYELGRRLLRTGQRAFARVQFTKAAAGFHGTGNRHRAARAEEALRGLDPRPGPALTPTELKVAFLALANFRNQDIAAQQFLAVRTVEFHLSQVYRKLGVRGRDELRFHLLDPEWLPAG, from the coding sequence GTGTCGTCGCGTCTTTCGCGGGCCGGGAAAGCCGGTCCGGCCATACCGCCGCCCGGCTCCTGCCCGGCGCGGCGGGCGATCGTGCTCGCCCGCGCCGGAACGGACCCGGCGGGCGCGGTGCAGGAGGCCGAGCTGGCACTGGCCGACCCCGGCTGTGCCCGGCGCCCCGGCTGCGCCCTCGACGCGCTGACCACCCTGGTACTGGCCGGGGAACTGACCACCGCCGACCGCGCAGCCGCCCGGCTCGGCCACAGCGACGGGCAGGACGACCTGCTCGACCGGGGCACGCTCATCCGCGCCCGCACCGCCCGGTGGCGCGGTGATCTGGACACCGCGGGGGAGCTGTACGAGCACCTACGCGGGCGGCCGATCGACCCGGCCCTGCGGCCGGTGATCGTGGCCGAAACCGTCGAACTGCTGGTCAGCCGCGGTCAACCGGCTGAGGCGAGCGCACTGCTTGCCGAACATGGCAGGGATGTTCGCGTGGTCGGCCGTGGTGAACAGGCGGAGGCGAGCGCGTTGCTTGCCGAACATGGCAGCGATGTTTGCAGGGTCGGCCGTGGTCAACCGGCCGAAGCAGGCGCCCCGCTCACCGAACACAGCAGCGACATCCGCAACACTCCGGAGCTGCGATGCGCCCGTGGACTGCTGGCCATGGCCGCTGGGAATTTCCGGGCCGCGCTGGCCGATCACCTGGCCGCCGGGCGGCAGTTCGCCGCGCAGGGCGTGGTCAATCCTGCGGTGTCCCCGTGGCGGCGGCGCGCGGCGTGGTGCGCGCGGGCCGGTGGTGACGCGGAACTGGCGGCGGAGCTGGCCCGCGAGGAGCACGAGGCCGCGCTGGCCTGGGGTGAGCCCCGGGTGGTGGGGGAGGCGCTGGCCGGCGTCGCGCTGCTGGCCGGCGACGGGCACGAGATCGACTTGCTCGGCGAGGCCGCCGAGCTGCTGGAAGTCGGCGAAGCGGCGATCGAGGCGGGCGAGGCACGGTACGAGCTCGGCCGCCGGCTGCTGCGGACCGGACAGCGCGCGTTCGCCCGCGTGCAGTTCACCAAGGCGGCCGCGGGATTCCACGGCACGGGGAACCGGCATCGCGCGGCGCGGGCCGAGGAAGCGTTGCGCGGGCTCGATCCGCGGCCCGGCCCGGCGCTGACCCCGACCGAGCTCAAGGTCGCCTTTCTCGCCCTGGCCAACTTCCGCAACCAGGACATCGCGGCCCAGCAGTTCCTCGCCGTGCGCACGGTCGAGTTCCACCTTTCGCAGGTCTACCGCAAGCTCGGCGTGCGGGGCCGCGACGAACTCCGTTTCCACCTGCTCGACCCGGAATGGCTGCCGGCCGGCTGA